The Mangrovivirga cuniculi genomic sequence AGAAATCCGAACCTTATGAAGAAAAGCTTAAGGAGCTAGGTAAAAAAACGGTAATTTTTAATGCCTGTGGTAAGTATAATCTAAATCAATCGGCTTCACTTGCGAGGCAATCTCTTGTTGTGTTTGCACATGATACCGGCTTGATGCACATTTCTGCCGCTCTGAAGAAAAAAATCTATAGTATTTGGGGCAATACTGTTCCGGCATTCGGATTTTACCCATATAAGACGAAGTTTGTAGTTTTTGAAAATAATAAAATTGACTGTCGACCGTGCTCAAAAATGGGATTTAAAAAGTGTCCGAAAGGTCATTTTAAGTGTATGGAAGACCAGGTCTTTGATTTTTATTTACCTTGATAACTAATTTATTTTTAAATCAGTTTTCCAAAACATGCCTAAGAATAAAGATTATTTAAAAGGATATTATCTAACCAGTTTTGCTTTTTTAGCAATAATTAGTGTAGTGTTTTTTATAATTTTTGGAGTAAGAATGATACTTGGATATGAGCCGTTTCGCTTAACAAAACTTATTGTTTTAATTTGTATTGGAATTTTTTTTAGAGCAATGTCATATTTTATATATCGATCAGATGGTTAATGTCGCTTCTCGGTAAACTTTTGGTAAACCTTATGAAGATAAGCCTGACCTAGTTGGAAATCTTTATCTGTTATCGTAGAATCCCTGACTATAAAATCTTCACTTGAAGTACTGTAGCTGTAAGTGCCATTTGGTACTTTAAAACTGTATCCCTGGCTGAAACTATACCAGGCCATTGGTTTAAAATCTACCTGAAATAAATTTTTAGAAAAATAATATTCAGAATGATCGATGTCCATTTCACCAAGTAAGGTCGCGGGAAAATCTGTCTGAGAAGAAAGTCGGTCGATCGTAAATCCTGTTTGGTTTAATGCTCCGCCTGTCCAGATCATAGGAATTTTAAACGTTTCTTCTGCAAAATATTCTGACCCATCTGGATCTCTTACCCCATGGTCAGCCATAATTACGACTAATAGGTCATTCCATAAGGTTTTCTCTTCTTTGAGGCTCTCGATTACTTTTTTGATCTGCAGGTCAGTAAAGTGAGAGGTAGAATAAACTCTTTCCTGTAATGAATTATCACCAAATTTATATTCTCCGGGCACCTCATATGGAGGATGATTTGATAGTGTAAACCAGGTAGTAAACCAGGGTTTGTTTTTACCATATTGATTAATCCGATCTATTAAAGTATCACTGACAATGTCGTCATGAACTCCCCACTTAGTTGTGCTTAATGAATCCGGGAAATTACTTTCAGTAACCAATTCATCCGTTCCGGCAGAAAGAAAATATCCTTTAAAATTGGCAAAGGTCAGATCACCTCCGTAAAAAAAGCTTGTGTGGTAGCCTTCCTTTACCAGATCCTTTGTTAAATGGGGCAAACCATAGGCGATAGCAGGGTATTTAATCACGGGAGCAACAGGATGTGCAGGAAAACCACTAAAAATAGCAGTCATTCCTTTATGAGATCGGTCTCCTGAAGCATAAAAATTATCAAAATAAATACCCTTTCTGGTAAGCTGATCCAGATAAGGAGTTACCTCCTGACCATTGTAATTTTTGTGCATGAATTTAGATGCCATGCTTTCGATAATGATCAAGAGAATATTTGGTCTTTTGGTATTTAAAACTTCTAAAAAGGGCCTTTTAACATTGAGTTTGGTAATTAAGGAATCTGCTTTCTCGTCATTATACCAATCTTTTTTTAATGCTTCGGGGTCGTATTTTGAAAGGGCATAGTTAAAATTCCACGCCGGATTTAATGCCAGCTGATTGATCTCCGAATGATTGCTGAAAAAGACTGAACCTGGATTAAGTGGAGCAATACCTATTCCACCCCGGACAGGAATAATCAGGAATCCAAGTAATAGCATAAAACCAAGAGAAAAAGGAAGCCTGAATTTAGGGAATAAAAGAATGTCCCTGGTCAGATTTAAGATAGAAAAAACCAGAAAGCCACAAAACAAAATAAAATATAAGACGGGTATTATGACCTCAGTAAATCCAACACTAGCCACTGCTTCACCAGGTGTATCTAAGAAAAGTAAGGGGCAGTGTCTAAACGAAATCCCCAGAATTGAAATAATTTCAGGTCTACAGCAGCCATTAAAGACAGGATGACAGCAAATAATATTAATATAACCCTGTTAGCATAAAACTGAAATCTATTTGTAAACAGGAAACCGACAATTAACAACACAATTGGAATTGCGACAACATATGAAGCGATTGACAGATCCATTCTCAGGCCATGAACAAATGCCATCAGGACTTCAGTAGTCTCAGCATTCCTGGTTATTTCGGAAAAATGAAACAATAAAAAAACCAGTCTGATCAGGAAGCCGGCAAAAACAAAAAGTCCAAATACTTTTAGTAGATATAAAAAGCGTTGCTTCATAAATTATTCTCCGGGTTATGATGTATACAGATCAATTGACCTGTCAAACAAAACGTAAAATTAATAAATAGTGGGATAACCAGTTGTATATTTATAATTTAGTCAAAACAGGAAGTCCTAAATGGCACTAATAAGCAAAAAGAAAATACCTTTTGAAATAAGTACCGGCCTTCGGAACTATCTTAATAAACACGACCGGTCATTTAAATCGCCTATTCATTATTCGGATTTATTGCGCTTTAATAGTACAATAGCCTTGTATGATAGAAAGGGTGATGATACACTATGGGAAACTGTTTTTTATGCAGGAAGTGAAATGGGGCATATTAATGAAAGCCTTAAAAAGATTTATGCGCTGTTAAAATCGGATGGAGATCTTTCTGTTATAGAACACTTATTTATTGACAGGGTCGATATTTGCCCCTATGGAAATAGCATGCCTTTTCGAGTAAGAATCGTCAACCAGATTAATGATAATTTTGACTATTTCTATGTAAAAAAAGCTGATGCAAGCAGGATCTATGGCCTGGAACTGGAGCATCTTTTGTCTCCTAATAGAATCAATTACCTGGTAGATGGTGATACTTTAATTGAAGAGCATATTGCAGGAGTACCTGGTGATCAGTTTATCGTGACCTATCTTGAAAATGATCATCAGTTAAATAAGATTCGATTAGCCAAAGAATTTGTGAAGTTCAATGAAAGATGCTTCGTAAGGCTTCTTGGTGATATGCACAGCAGTAACTTCGTAATTGATATTACCCCTGATTTTGAAGAAATACATTACAGAATAAGGTCTATCGATTTTGATCAGCAATCTTATGAAGGACGGAGGGCAATTTATATGCCCAAATATTTCAAGCAAAATTACCCTTTGATAAAATTAGGACTGGAAACAATGACACCGGAATCAGTTCGCCAATACCAAAAAGAGGAACGAGCGTTAATCGTTCACAGAATTCGTGCTTCCAGATATGCCTTGAAAGATTTAATGGATGTTATGATGGTTGATAAAATTTCTTTGCCAGAGCATGTAGAAAGCCTAAAAAAAGAATTGGCCGATCATTATGAAGCTCCACAATTTCTCGAATGTAAATCCATGGGAGAAATTGTGAAGCAAAGTCTTAAAATGTTACTAAGGAATATTTAATCGCGGATAATTCCATCCGGATAACTTACTATACTTTGATTTCCTTCTTCGTCTACAGCTGATATACCAAATAGATAATTATCAATTACAATTCCTTTTAAGGTATATGCTGTGGTGTTTTTATCAACAAAAACAGAATATTGCCATTGTGGTGAAGTTGTTTCCCTGTAGTGAATGATATATCCCTTAAGATCATCAGTTTCAATAGCATCCCAGCTTAATTTCGCTGAAGGCTCAACTATCCCTCCAATTTTTACATTCTCAGGAGAAGGCGGGGCTAAAGCTACCGATGCCATCGTGATTGCATTTACTGCAGTTAAAAGCCTGGTGTATTCAAAGTTCACTCCTTCAACAACATCACCATATTCTATTCCATCCTCAGTTCTGAGATCCTGGTGTTGTCTGTTATAATTTTCATGAGCTTCCATGATCCGCACTCCTGCAAATCCAAGATCATTAAATGGTCTGTGATGGCCACCTCTTCCAAACCTGTCTAAGCGATAGATCATTATTGGATTCATATATGGCATATATTTCTCAGTTACGTAGTGTACATATCTGGCTAGCTGTCTGCTGTTTCCATCATTTTCACCACCAAAAAATCTTCTTAATCTACGATCACGTTCTGATTCGGTAGGAGGAACAGGTTCTGAAAATATTCTGAAAGAGCGGTTGTCGATCACTCCATCAACACCTTCAATATTTCCAATCATATCATTATTGAGTACACCAACAATATTCCATCCTTCATCTTTTGCTTTTTGTGCAAGAAATTTCCCTCCGTATAATCCTTGTTCTTCTCCACTCAAACCCGCATAAATAATACTGCATTCGAAATCGTATTTTGATAAAATACGGGCAGCTTCGATTGCTCCGGCCATTCCTGAAGCATTATCATTAGCGCCGGGAGCATCATCTTTATAATTTAAAACATCAGAGATTCGGCTATCAATATCACCAGACATGATTATATACCGGTTTGGATATTTTGTTCCTCTTTGTATTGCAAGAACATTAACAATATAGGTATCCTCAGGAATTCTTTCGCTTTCACCTTTCTTCACGAGGTTTCTTTGATAAGATACCTCCAGACAACCATCACATTCTTTAGAAATTTCATCAAATGTAGATTTAATCCATCTTCTGGCTGCACCTATGCCCGGGTATCAGAAATGGTGTCAGATAATGTGTGACGAGTGCCAAAACCGGCAAGGGTTCTAATATCTGATTCTAACCGTTCAGCTGAAACCTCATCTATAATTTCGTACATAACGGGATTGAATTGGGTAATACCGCTCTGTGATAAAATGGGTAAGCATAAAACAAATAATATAGGAGCTAAAATTTTTTTATACATAAGAGTTAAATTTTTATATCAGTTTCTTTTGTTTAACCAAATAAACAAAAATTAGTTTCAAGGCCTAATTCACGGTCGTAATTGCTACATCTTGCCATGATTATTTGTAAATTGAATTGATCTAAATGCCAGAACTTATGTCATTAAATAACAAAAACTTATTAAGAAATAAAGCATATATAAATGGTAATTGGAGAGAAGCATCATCGGGAAATACTTATGACGTTAAAAACCCGGTGGATGATTCTGTTATCACCAGTGTTCCTGATATGGGAATGGAGGATGTGAAAAAAGCAATAGATATAGCTGATCAGAAGTTTGAAGAATGGTCATCGATGCTTGCAAAGGACCGCAGCGCAATATTAAATAAATGGTACAGGCTACTCATGGAAAACCAGGAAGATCTTGCCATTTTAATGACTAAAGAAATGGGTAAGCCCTTAAAGGAATCAAGAGGAGAGATTGCCTATGGAGCTTCTTTTATTCAATGGTTTGCTGAGGAGGCAAAGCGAATTTATGGTGATGTCATTCCTCATCATGCTGATGGCAAAAGAATTGTAGTAATAAAGCAACCAGTAGGAGTAGCCGGCATTATTACTCCATGGAATTTTCCTTTGGCTATGATAACCAGAAAGGTAGGGCCTGCACTGGCGGCGGGATGTCCTGTTGTAATCAAACCTGCACAAGATACGCCACTGAGTGCTTTGGCTGCGGCTTATCTTGCTGAAGAAGCAGGTGTTCCGGCAGGTGTTCTTAATATTATCACTTCGAGTTCTTCGTCTGAGATTGGTAAAGAATTAACAACCAGTGATAAGATCAAAAAAATATCGTTTACCGGATCGACTAAAGTAGGTAAATTACTGATGAAACAAAGTGCATCTACAGTAAAAAAAATATCCCTTGAATTGGGAGGTAATGCTCCTTTTGTAGTTTTCGAAGATGCCGACCTGGACGAGGCTGCACAAGGAGCAGTTGACTGTAAGTTTAGAAATGCTGGTCAAACATGTGTTTGTGCTAATCGAATATTAGTTCACGAAGATGTCTATGATGATTTTGTAGAAAAGTTTGCTGCTAAGGTAAAAAAACTAAAAGTAGGCAACGGCTTGGAAACAGGTATAGATATTGGCCCGTTGATTAACGATGATGCAGTAAAAAAAGTAATTGATCTTGTTCAAGATGCAATTGATAAAGGAGCTAAAATAGTCGCGGGAAGTAATGAACCGGACGGTAGATTTATTGATCCAATTGTCCTGACAAATGTGGATGATTCAGTTGAAATGTTCAATAAAGAGATATTTGGTCCTGTTGCACCGGTTTATAAATTCAGTAATGATGATGAGGCGATAAAGCTTTCAAATAAAACTCAATTTGGTTTAGCTTCGTATTTTTATTCCAGAGATATAGGTCGGATCTGGAAGGTTGCCGAACAGCTTCAGTATGGTATGGTAGGAATAAATGAAGGGTTGATTTCTACTGAAGTTGCTCCTTTTGGAGGAGTGAAAGAATCAGGTATGGGACGTGAAGGATCAAAGTATGGTATTGAGGAATATATTAATGTGAAATACATGTTAATGGGAGGGTTGTAAGCAAGTATATTAAGTTTACTTAAAGAAAATGAATAAATTTCAGTCACCGAAAAAAAATCAAATTGGAAACCTAACTACGAGGGTAGTCGGTGTCTTTTTGATTATTTTTTTAGTGGTTGGTGGATTTGGTTATATCTCCTATAATAGCTTCAATTCTCTTAATAATTCTGTGCGTTCATTAGCCTCAGCTGAAGAGACCTCAGAGCAATTAAATGAGTTGTTCAGAGACATGATGAAAGCTGAAAACCTCATCAGAATCTACATTATTACAGAAGATGATTCGACCTTCAGGGAGTATAATCAATTAAAAGACTCTATTAATATAGGATTGAAAGACCTTCAAAAGGCGATCGGAGATGATCCTTTAAGAGGAAGAAAAGTTGATACATTAAAATCTTTGTTTGACCTGAAGCAGGAGATGCTGACTGATTTTCTGGCTTTGAAGAAAAAGCAATTAAGAAATGCCTATACCGATAAGGCATTGAGAGAATTAAATCTTGATGGAAAATCAAACGATCAGATTCGTCAATTGCAATCGACCTCTGTTAGTCCAAAGTCTGATTCTCTGGTTGGAGGAGAGGTGAGTTACAGGGTCGTTGAGCGAGAAAAGCAAGCCAAAGGCATAATCGCTTCATTAAAGAGATTATTTGGTAGTAGAGAGGTAGTATATGATACAATTCCTGTGCTTGATGCAGAAAATGATTCTGCTTTAGTTACTAATGGTACTGGCTATGTCAAAAGATTAGTAGATGGTGATTCATTAGTTAATCGAATTGAAGAAATACTTACCGATTTGAGGGCAGAAGAAAGATATTATCGAAATCTCCTTTCACTTCGGGAATATAGAATATTAGAACAGGATCAAAACCTACTATTTCAAATTCAGGAGACGCTGAATGAATTAACCTCAATTGAAAGACGAACTAATTTAAGCAAACAAGAGGAGGCTCAAAATGTCGCTGATGAAGCAACAAATACCTTGTTTGCTATTGGATTAGTAGGGCTTATTGGGTCTGGAATATTGCTCACACTTGTTTTCAGAGGCGTTTCGAGAAGTAATTATTACCGCCAACGAGCTGAAATGGAGAAAAACAGGGCGGAAAGGCTGGCGAGAATTAAAGAGGAATTTCTGGCAAACATGAGTCATGAAATCAGGACGCCAATACATTCTATCAATGGATTCCTGGGGTTATTACAAGATACAGAACTTAATGAGGACCAGGTGAAATATTTGCGGACAATTAATGGAAGCGCATCTTTTCTTCTTCGTCTGGTGAATGATCTGCTCGACTTGTCTAAGCTTAATGCGGGAAAAGTAACATTACATAATGAAGGTTTTTATCCTTCTCATTTACTCGGGGAGATAATAGATTCATTTAAACCTCAAGCTGATGAAAAAGGAATTGAATTGAAATATGCTTTTAAAGCAGATAAAGATCTGGCGCTGGAAACAGATGTTTTCAGGTTCAGACAGATTCTAACTAACCTGTTAAGTAATGCTATAAAGTTTACAGAGAAAGGAACCGTTGATTTAACCTTTCAGTGGAACAATAAATACAATGTAGCAAAGATCAATATTTCTGATACTGGTATAGGGATGACTCCTGAAGAGCAAAGAAAAGTATTTAGTTCATTCTCCCAGGCAGACGCCAGCATAACCAGAAAATACGGAGGTACTGGTTTAGGTTTGGCAATTGTTAAAAAAATGATCGAGCTATTTGACGGTGCGATTGATCTGATTAGCACAAAGGGAAAAGGATCTGATTTTACAGTAAGAATCCCTATGCAGCTGGCAAGCAAGGAATTTCAGGAAGTACCGCAATCAGATGAAAAAATTAAAAGTCTGAAGGATCTTTCAGCTGCAGTAGTTGATGATGATCCAAATAACCGACTTTTGATGTCTAAAATTTTAATATCAATTGGATTTGAGGTCAGTGTTTATGAAAACCCGAAAGAATTTCTCGACAAAATCGAAAAACAGAGGTTTGATTTTATTTTTTCAGATATACAAATGCCTGATATTGATGGATTGACTCTTTCAAAAATACTTCGTGAAAACCATCAGGATAATTTCGAAAAACTGGTAGCAATGACAGCAAAAGGTGAAAGCAGGCCCGATGTACAGGAAAATAAATCAAATTTTGACAGTATTTTATTCAAGCCTTTTTCCAGAGTGGAGCTGATCAATACTGTGTTTAATCTTGCTGAAATTGAACCTGAAAAAGAAGTCTTTTCAGAAAAACCTAAATCTGATGATGGTAATAGTTCAGAATTGGATATCTCAGAAATAAAAGTTTTTGCCGGTGATGACCCTGAGATGATTCGGAATATGATAGAGGGTTTATACGGTAATATGCAAAATGACATTGCAAACTTTAGATCATATGCTCAGCAAAATGAGATCGATAACCTCAGGAAACTTGCTCATCGAATGATTCCATCCTGGAGTCACTTTTCATTTGATACTGTTTCTCAGAAACTCCGGGTTCTTGAAGAGACGATCGAGTCTAATCCAGATGCATCAGAGGAAATTTATCTGATGGCAGATGATCTTGCGGAAGAAATGTCAGCAGATATTGCTCTGATAGATAAATGGCTCAGGCGTCAATCTCATATCGCTTAATCTTATTGTACAGGGTTTTCCTGTCAATGTTCAGGATCTTAGCAGCTAAGCTTTTATTGTAGTGAGTTTCTTTTAATACCTTTTCTATAGTTTCTTTTTCACTAGTCTCCTGAAGTTGTTTTAAGTCTTTAGGATTAGTTTCCTCACTACTTTCTATACTTCCATTATTCGAAGGTAGAGTTTGTTCTGTTATTACCGGAGAAACACCTGATTTGATTTCTTCAGGCAGTTGTTCTGGAGTAATTTTATTATCCTGACAGAGCAGAACGGCTCTTTTTATAACATTTTTTAATTCACGAAGGTTGCCCGGCCATGGGTAATTCTTAAATACCTCGACTGTATCTGCGGTGAACCCCTCTATGTCTTTTCCCAATTCGTCGTTCGCTTCATTTAAGAAGTGATCAGCAAAAATAAACAGATCATTACCCCGATGCCTCAAAGGATATAATTGAATACTAAATTCGTTTAATCTATGATAAAGGTCCAGTCTGAAAGAACCCTCTTCAGCTTTTTTCTTGAGGTTATCATTAGTAGCAGCTATTATCCTTACATCGACTTCTATATCTGCGTTTGACCCAATTTTTCTAATTTTTTGTTCCTGAAGTGCCCGGAGTAATTTAACCTGAACTTCATATGATAGGTTCCCAACCTCGTCAAGGAATAAAGTCCCTCCATTTGCATATTCAAATTGGCCGGTCTTATCTTGAAGTGCTCCTGTAAAACTGCCTTTTACATGGCCGAATAATTCACTTGCAGCAAGTTCATCACTTAGGGCTCCACAGTCCACAGCAATAAAAGGCTTGCCCTGACGATTACTCTTTTCATAAATCAACTTAGCGGCAAATTCTTTACCGGTACCACTTTCACCTAAAATGAGAACACTCATGTCAGTAGGCCCAACCAGGGAAGCATGCTCATATACCTTTTTGGCATATTTAGATTCCCCGGAAATATAATCTAAGTCACCTTTTTTCCTGGATTTTTTTGATTTGCCTGAAGGGACGACTTCTTCTACCGGGTCTTTCTTTTCCTTAAGAGCTCTTTTTACTAATAATAATAGTTCATCAGGGTTCACTGGCTTGGTGACAAATTCAAATGCTCCGATCTGAATAGATTTAACAGCAGTTCTGATATCAGCATAGTGGGTCATTAATATCACCGGTGTTCCGGGATAATCGTCTTTTACTTTTTTGATTACAGAAATTCCATCCTGATCAGGAAGTTTATAATCTGTTAAAACCAGATCAACTTGATGATTTTTTAAATGATCAATTCCTGATTCAGCAGAATGAGCACTTTCCACCTCAAACTCATTACGCTTGAGGAAAGTGGTCAACATCATGTTGAATGAAGGATCATCGTCTATTACTAGTATCTTGGGCATGTAATCTTTATCTATTCCTTAGCAAATATAAAATTAGACCTTATTTTTCGAATCAGCTATTTTAACTGATAAATTTGGAACTAATTGTTTAAAGATCGACTCATTTCTACAGGAGTCACTTTAAAGCCAAGCTTTCTCAATCCTGAAATTAAACCTTCCTTACCTACCAGGTGACCGGCACCGACAGCAATAAAAGAATTTTTGTTATTGATTAAATCGGGGATTTTACTCAGCCATTCTCTGTTTCTGTCTCTTAGTAGCATATTTTTTTCATCTTCACTTAATCCATTAGACATCAGGTCTGCTTCTATAGACTCCAGTTTATTAGCAAAGTAATTCCGGATCATCAGGTTCAATAATACTTTATTTTCATCTATGTTATCTACAGCATCTTCTAGTATTTCAAGCTGCCTTAAGACACTGATTCGGTTAAAAAGCAAATTCATCTGAAAAGATGTAGTTTCAAGTCCTACTAATTCTATATTATTGTTATTTGCATAATCCAGGAAATACTGATCGATTAACACTTCGTTTGTTTCAGCAAGAACAGGGAATTCCTGCACATAAATAGCCTGAGTAAACATGCTCCAAGCCATCGCTGGTTTAAACTGGTTTAAATATAAAACAGATACACCCAGGTTTTCTTTCAATAGGTTATTGAGTTTCTTAAACTTAACACTATCCATTATATCACTTAGGAGAGTGTCCTCCATCAGGGTGTATTTTATAACTTTCCTAAGAAGGTCTGTAGAATCGGTAACTGTTTCACCTACAATTAATTCAGCTCGTGTTAAAGCCTCGGTCACTGCAGGAAGGCTGTCAATATAACTTTTGTCTAATAAATGTAAAGTGCCATAAAGATATGAGACTTTATCTGTTTCAGGATGCTCGATTTTCCAAAGCAAACTGGAGTTTTTCTGGGAAAAAAGTATTTCCGGGTGGCTAATCAGAATTATAAACAATATATAAACGCACGATTTTCTCATCCACTTTTTAATAAAAGATACATTTAATTTCGGGTTATTTCAATAATGCGAAATAAAAAAGGATCAGCAGGCGCTGATCCTTAATTCCATAGCCGGAATCTGTTAAGTATATGGTATTAGCCCGGTTGTTGCTAATACTTATTAATACTACAAAACCGTGCCAAAATGAAAAATAGTTGAAATCTGCTTAAAATCAATATGTGTGTAAATATTAGGTGAGGACCCTTTCACCTTTTTGTAGAATAATTCCACAATGTAGGGCAAAAAAAATCAGACGGTGTGTACGTCTGATTTAATTGATCGTGTGTGTGTGAATGGTTAATAAATAATAACCTTTACCTGTCCCAATAAACTTTTTATTTATGACAATTAATGTATTTCTTTTTAACTGAAATATTTAACCTAAACCGCCATTAATAACCTATTCTGATAAGTATATGGAAATTTCCATGCCAAAAATATAAATCGTTGATTGTCAGCGTATAGATTGATAGGGTTATAAAATACCCATGGACAATAACTACAAACTGGGGAATTGTTCCACAAAAAAAGGGGAACAATAACTCGTCCCCTTTTGTTTATGTTATTGCTACGCTATTAATATCTGTAGTATTCAGGCTTGAAAGGACCTTGCTTACTAACGCCGATATATTCAGCTTGCTCATTTGTTAATTCTTCAAGCTCGACGCCAATTTTTGAAAGGTGAAGTTTAGCAACTTTTTCATCAAGATGCTTAGGCAAAGTATATACCTTGTTTTCATATTTATCACCTTTATTCCATAATTCGATTTGAGCAAGAGTCTGGTTTGTAAATGAATTTGACATTACAAAACTAGGGTGTCCTGTAGCACAACCAAGATTAACCAGTCTTCCTTCAGCTAAAAGGATGATATCTTTTCCTTCGATTGTATATTTATCCACTTGTGGTTTGATAGTCTTTTTAGACTCACCGTGGTTATTATTTAGCCATGCAACATCAATTTCGTTGTCAAAGTGGCCTATGTTACAAACAATAGTTTTATCTTTCATCCTGGTGAAATGATCACCTGTGATGATATCTTTATTTCCTGTAGCAGTTACAACAATGTCAGCTTCTTTAACTGCATCAACCATCTTCTTTACTTCGTAACCATCCATTGCAGCCTGTAAAGCACAAATTGGATCAATTTCGGTGACGATAACTCTTGCACCTGCACCTCTTAATGAAGCAGCAGAACCTTTGCCCACATCTCCATATCCACCTACAACTGCTACTTTTCCGGCGATCATTACATCAGTCGCTCTTCTGATAGCATCAACTAATGATTCTTTACAGCCGTATTTGTTATCAAATTTAGATTTAGTTACTGAGTCATTAACATTGATCGCAGGCATCGGAAGAGTGCCTTTTTTCTCACGCTCGATCAACCTTAAAACTCCTGTGGTAGTTTCTTCAGAGATACCCTGGATGTTTTGTGCAAGTTCAGGATGCTTATCCAATACCATGTTGGTTAAGTCTCCACCATCATCAAGGATCATATTCAATGGTTGTCCATCTTCAAAAACTAATGTCTGCTCGATACACCAGTTATATTCTTCTTCTGTTAAACCTTTCCATGCATAAACTGGAACACCTGTTTTAGCTATAGCAGCTGCTGCATGATCCTGGGTAGAGAATATGTTACAAGATGACCACTGAACCTCAGCTCCAAGTTCGACAAGAGTCTCAATTAAAACAGCAGTTTGAATTGTCATGTGTAAACATCCAGCAATTCTTGCTCCTTTAAGAGGTTTGTCTTTTCCGAATTCCTCACGAATCGACATCAGGCCTGGCATTTCAGCTTCTGCAAGCTCAATCTCCATCCGGCCATAATCAGCAAGATTTATGTCTTTTACTTTGTACTTTAATTTAGTATCCTTTGCTTCTATCATGATGATATTACTGTTGATAATGTTAATTCTAAATTTAGAAACACAAATTTACTAAGTATG encodes the following:
- a CDS encoding glycosyltransferase family 9 protein → MFNACGKYNLNQSASLARQSLVVFAHDTGLMHISAALKKKIYSIWGNTVPAFGFYPYKTKFVVFENNKIDCRPCSKMGFKKCPKGHFKCMEDQVFDFYLP
- a CDS encoding NAD-dependent succinate-semialdehyde dehydrogenase, with translation MSLNNKNLLRNKAYINGNWREASSGNTYDVKNPVDDSVITSVPDMGMEDVKKAIDIADQKFEEWSSMLAKDRSAILNKWYRLLMENQEDLAILMTKEMGKPLKESRGEIAYGASFIQWFAEEAKRIYGDVIPHHADGKRIVVIKQPVGVAGIITPWNFPLAMITRKVGPALAAGCPVVIKPAQDTPLSALAAAYLAEEAGVPAGVLNIITSSSSSEIGKELTTSDKIKKISFTGSTKVGKLLMKQSASTVKKISLELGGNAPFVVFEDADLDEAAQGAVDCKFRNAGQTCVCANRILVHEDVYDDFVEKFAAKVKKLKVGNGLETGIDIGPLINDDAVKKVIDLVQDAIDKGAKIVAGSNEPDGRFIDPIVLTNVDDSVEMFNKEIFGPVAPVYKFSNDDEAIKLSNKTQFGLASYFYSRDIGRIWKVAEQLQYGMVGINEGLISTEVAPFGGVKESGMGREGSKYGIEEYINVKYMLMGGL
- a CDS encoding M28 family metallopeptidase; this translates as MKKGESERIPEDTYIVNVLAIQRGTKYPNRYIIMSGDIDSRISDVLNYKDDAPGANDNASGMAGAIEAARILSKYDFECSIIYAGLSGEEQGLYGGKFLAQKAKDEGWNIVGVLNNDMIGNIEGVDGVIDNRSFRIFSEPVPPTESERDRRLRRFFGGENDGNSRQLARYVHYVTEKYMPYMNPIMIYRLDRFGRGGHHRPFNDLGFAGVRIMEAHENYNRQHQDLRTEDGIEYGDVVEGVNFEYTRLLTAVNAITMASVALAPPSPENVKIGGIVEPSAKLSWDAIETDDLKGYIIHYRETTSPQWQYSVFVDKNTTAYTLKGIVIDNYLFGISAVDEEGNQSIVSYPDGIIRD
- a CDS encoding LTA synthase family protein; translated protein: MASVGFTEVIIPVLYFILFCGFLVFSILNLTRDILLFPKFRLPFSLGFMLLLGFLIIPVRGGIGIAPLNPGSVFFSNHSEINQLALNPAWNFNYALSKYDPEALKKDWYNDEKADSLITKLNVKRPFLEVLNTKRPNILLIIIESMASKFMHKNYNGQEVTPYLDQLTRKGIYFDNFYASGDRSHKGMTAIFSGFPAHPVAPVIKYPAIAYGLPHLTKDLVKEGYHTSFFYGGDLTFANFKGYFLSAGTDELVTESNFPDSLSTTKWGVHDDIVSDTLIDRINQYGKNKPWFTTWFTLSNHPPYEVPGEYKFGDNSLQERVYSTSHFTDLQIKKVIESLKEEKTLWNDLLVVIMADHGVRDPDGSEYFAEETFKIPMIWTGGALNQTGFTIDRLSSQTDFPATLLGEMDIDHSEYYFSKNLFQVDFKPMAWYSFSQGYSFKVPNGTYSYSTSSEDFIVRDSTITDKDFQLGQAYLHKVYQKFTEKRH
- a CDS encoding ATP-binding protein; this translates as MNKFQSPKKNQIGNLTTRVVGVFLIIFLVVGGFGYISYNSFNSLNNSVRSLASAEETSEQLNELFRDMMKAENLIRIYIITEDDSTFREYNQLKDSINIGLKDLQKAIGDDPLRGRKVDTLKSLFDLKQEMLTDFLALKKKQLRNAYTDKALRELNLDGKSNDQIRQLQSTSVSPKSDSLVGGEVSYRVVEREKQAKGIIASLKRLFGSREVVYDTIPVLDAENDSALVTNGTGYVKRLVDGDSLVNRIEEILTDLRAEERYYRNLLSLREYRILEQDQNLLFQIQETLNELTSIERRTNLSKQEEAQNVADEATNTLFAIGLVGLIGSGILLTLVFRGVSRSNYYRQRAEMEKNRAERLARIKEEFLANMSHEIRTPIHSINGFLGLLQDTELNEDQVKYLRTINGSASFLLRLVNDLLDLSKLNAGKVTLHNEGFYPSHLLGEIIDSFKPQADEKGIELKYAFKADKDLALETDVFRFRQILTNLLSNAIKFTEKGTVDLTFQWNNKYNVAKINISDTGIGMTPEEQRKVFSSFSQADASITRKYGGTGLGLAIVKKMIELFDGAIDLISTKGKGSDFTVRIPMQLASKEFQEVPQSDEKIKSLKDLSAAVVDDDPNNRLLMSKILISIGFEVSVYENPKEFLDKIEKQRFDFIFSDIQMPDIDGLTLSKILRENHQDNFEKLVAMTAKGESRPDVQENKSNFDSILFKPFSRVELINTVFNLAEIEPEKEVFSEKPKSDDGNSSELDISEIKVFAGDDPEMIRNMIEGLYGNMQNDIANFRSYAQQNEIDNLRKLAHRMIPSWSHFSFDTVSQKLRVLEETIESNPDASEEIYLMADDLAEEMSADIALIDKWLRRQSHIA